The Patescibacteria group bacterium genomic interval TAAAAGGGCGATTAAAGCGTTAGAGTCAACGCCTTTCATCTGTTTTCCGTCTTTATCTAAGCCTGAATTGGTAACCGCTAAAGGGAATATCTTCTCTAAGTCCTGGGCTATGAAGCCGGTATGATTTAAATCATCCTTAGTTTTGGTATCTTTCCATTTATAATTTTTAGGAATTAATTGGGAAATTAAGGATAAGGCCGGATATTGGGCCGGTTGAATGTTTGTCTTTAAGGACTGATCAGAAGCCACACAGCCGTTTATAGAGCCTAAGGCGTCCGTTGTGAGGCCCGTAGCGCAAGATTTCTGGTTAGTTTGGGTAATTGTGCCATTAACATCCAGTTTAGTCGCAGGTGAGGTAGTACCGATGCCGACGTTGCCGCTTCCTAAAATCGTCAACATGTGCGTCGCGTAGTTATCAAATTGATAAGCGGTTTCAGCCGAAGCAAGAGCCGCCCCTCCGGTAGTGCCGTTACTTTTGTAGGACTGAAATAGCATGGCCGGGGTTGCGTCTGTCGGGTTAGTGGTGCCCATAACGGCGG includes:
- a CDS encoding tail fiber domain-containing protein; translated protein: GIGTTSPVDKLDVYNGNFYLTDSDINHGLTTLAPSNAYLKLGIIHSSSGGARFEGLSTTDYNAMTITAVMGTTNPTDATPAMLFQSYKSNGTTGGAALASAETAYQFDNYATHMLTILGSGNVGIGTTSPATKLDVNGTITQTNQKSCATGLTTDALGSINGCVASDQSLKTNIQPAQYPALSLISQLIPKNYKWKDTKTKDDLNHTGFIAQDLEKIFPLAVTNSGLDKDGKQMKGVDSNALIALLVKAIQEQNIKIQELEEKQKSSEKSINSIPWFFTPTFKCQK